A single region of the Pseudomonas sp. VD-NE ins genome encodes:
- a CDS encoding SpvB/TcaC N-terminal domain-containing protein, whose amino-acid sequence MADQQELSITTPSIAKSASIATIGKSWGAVGPTGAASFELPIPTSAGRGWDPQFSLSYSSQSGNGPFGLSWHLGGAGQISRRTHKGVPRYSDHDEIIGVDGEVWMPELDEQGELQFREESVYNGVDIGPHRVVRYWPRVESDFALRERWQRQTRETDPPVFWLIHGADGSLHLYGKTEATRIADPDAPGRIATWLLCESMNARGEHICFEYKADDQDPDPLHDYRAQRYLRRVCYGNFKASSNLYSWTIDNPAELGWHFHLLFDYGERSTSLTDIPAYDGDTLKPWTVRPDRFATHGQGFELGTRRLCQQALLFHHFPGQTTDQPKLVRRLLLEYHQPQNITQWAYSQISAAHYQAFDASGVVENTPPVEFDYAPFDIHKTPARVFELDVQPGIEDGGFYQCVDLYGEGVPGFLCRYDQSWYYREPQRATQGTDEIGYGPWTALNKIPVADRNRPVQQLLTDLTGDGRLDWVIAQPGSSGFRTLTEQRAFADFVPFGKFPPEFFNTLATLGDLSGDGLSSLALIGPNSVRLYANQREQGFAAPEEVQHEPDDDRLPVFSNAPTELVLLGNLLGSDMPELCRIRHDEIRCWPNLGHGRFGKGRKISELPFNYEQFDSSRVRLADLDGSGAASLIYLNSDTFEIYLNRGGNGLEQTPISVPWPDGVRYDRLSQVSFADLQGLGCASLILSVPHMQAQHWRYDFVSAKPYLLTSSNNNMGCSTSVAYRSSAQEWLDEKHRLLTLKRLPVCHPPFPVAVVKKQQQLDEITGNCLTQTFTWREGVYDSREREFRGFGLLQQTDSESARADESEGFSEPVRVCTWFHTGQSMDRPRDDYFNQDAQAVALGNTLFSRHHPEDDADELIPVQDEDSRYQISRALVGSVVRSETYADADMDAPGIATPYAVEEVRYQVREVREQGPYAAAVLLPLVVEKVSYQYDRLVDDPLCRKDVNLRYNSHGQPTHAITVSYARRLTEKDAPPFDDPDVQQWWFDAHDPAQQSFYLNESRSALIDLDKDLQHWRLGLPFQQRGNALVLPKGTLPTGLEAAQVSYECLKAHEDSAHWNAERVLTTQSVQRYLSTDGQRLDDGVAGFEALVGPLEVAQLDKTALDAYSVLSDFNVRSELEKIGYTPMPFLFWVNPLGSTENDLWSANFGYAEYAGLDGFYKVRRYCETLSHAYTRAEYDAHALAVTFVELPDGCTTRIEYDYHALQPLSIIDANDNTHEAIYEPSGQPLASSFYGTENNQTAGFNPLSDYLPPQDRRPATAIAFPDAAVQKAASTLRKDLFSWMGQIANGASEWIAQGYLLPSGHIRASARQKLARRSATLTPEERALHKAIGAVHREPVHSVILTADRYPDDPFRQIQIVKACVDGFGRALQTQQKVDPGKAYAVDDDGSLIVEDGQFKEVDADPRWRISERVEYNNKGLPVRQFRPFFADTHSYVNDQSLREMGFFNQVFYDALGRQIKVVNAKGDCSRETYHPWYHTSEDFNDTAEPSPPAKASRS is encoded by the coding sequence ATGGCTGATCAACAAGAACTGAGCATCACCACCCCCTCCATTGCCAAAAGCGCATCGATTGCCACCATCGGCAAAAGCTGGGGCGCGGTGGGGCCGACCGGGGCGGCGTCGTTCGAATTGCCGATTCCGACGTCTGCCGGGCGGGGCTGGGATCCGCAGTTTTCGCTGAGTTACAGCAGCCAAAGCGGCAATGGTCCGTTTGGGCTTTCGTGGCACTTGGGCGGAGCGGGTCAGATCAGCCGCCGCACCCACAAAGGCGTGCCGCGCTACAGCGATCACGACGAGATCATCGGTGTCGATGGCGAAGTGTGGATGCCGGAACTGGATGAACAAGGTGAACTCCAGTTCCGTGAGGAAAGCGTTTACAACGGCGTCGACATTGGCCCACACAGAGTCGTGCGCTACTGGCCTCGAGTGGAAAGCGATTTTGCCCTGCGCGAGCGCTGGCAGCGGCAAACCAGAGAAACCGACCCACCGGTATTCTGGTTGATACACGGCGCCGACGGCTCGTTGCATCTTTACGGCAAAACCGAAGCCACACGAATCGCCGACCCGGACGCTCCCGGACGCATCGCCACATGGCTGCTGTGCGAAAGCATGAACGCGCGCGGCGAACACATTTGCTTCGAATACAAGGCCGATGATCAGGATCCCGACCCGCTGCATGACTACCGCGCCCAGCGCTATCTGCGCCGCGTGTGCTACGGCAACTTCAAAGCCAGCAGCAACCTGTACAGCTGGACGATCGACAATCCCGCCGAACTGGGCTGGCACTTTCATCTGCTGTTCGATTACGGCGAGCGCAGCACTTCACTGACTGACATACCGGCGTATGACGGCGACACCCTGAAACCCTGGACAGTCCGCCCGGATCGTTTTGCAACCCATGGTCAGGGGTTTGAGCTGGGCACTCGCAGACTCTGCCAACAGGCATTGCTGTTTCATCATTTTCCCGGGCAAACGACTGATCAACCGAAACTGGTGCGCCGCCTTCTGTTGGAATATCACCAACCGCAAAACATCACGCAGTGGGCCTACAGCCAGATCAGCGCGGCGCACTATCAGGCATTCGATGCCAGCGGCGTTGTCGAAAACACGCCGCCGGTCGAGTTCGACTACGCCCCTTTCGACATCCATAAAACCCCGGCGCGCGTCTTCGAACTCGATGTTCAACCGGGTATCGAGGACGGTGGTTTTTACCAGTGCGTCGATCTTTATGGCGAAGGTGTACCGGGTTTCCTCTGCCGTTATGACCAGAGCTGGTACTACCGCGAACCACAGCGCGCGACCCAGGGCACCGATGAAATCGGCTATGGGCCATGGACCGCACTGAACAAGATCCCGGTTGCTGATCGCAACCGTCCGGTACAGCAACTGCTGACCGACCTGACGGGAGACGGCAGGCTCGACTGGGTCATCGCGCAGCCGGGCAGCAGTGGGTTTCGCACGCTGACCGAGCAACGCGCGTTTGCCGACTTCGTCCCCTTCGGCAAATTCCCTCCGGAGTTTTTCAACACCCTCGCGACACTCGGCGACTTGAGCGGAGACGGCTTGAGCAGCCTGGCATTGATCGGACCGAACTCGGTGCGGCTATATGCCAACCAGCGCGAACAAGGCTTCGCCGCGCCGGAAGAGGTGCAGCACGAACCCGACGACGACCGCTTGCCAGTGTTCAGCAACGCCCCCACAGAACTGGTGCTGTTGGGCAACCTGCTGGGCAGCGATATGCCCGAGTTGTGCCGGATACGCCATGACGAAATCCGCTGCTGGCCGAACCTGGGCCACGGCCGGTTTGGCAAGGGTCGCAAGATCAGCGAGTTGCCCTTCAACTACGAGCAATTCGATTCGTCCCGGGTGCGCCTTGCCGACCTCGACGGCTCCGGTGCCGCGTCGCTGATTTATCTGAACTCGGATACCTTCGAGATCTACCTGAATCGTGGCGGCAACGGCCTGGAGCAAACACCGATCAGCGTGCCGTGGCCCGACGGTGTGCGCTACGACCGTCTCAGTCAAGTGAGCTTCGCTGACCTGCAAGGCCTGGGCTGCGCCAGCCTGATCCTCAGCGTACCGCACATGCAGGCGCAACATTGGCGCTACGACTTCGTTTCGGCCAAGCCGTATCTGCTGACCAGCAGTAACAACAACATGGGTTGCAGTACCAGCGTCGCCTATCGCAGTTCGGCGCAGGAATGGCTGGATGAAAAACACCGTTTGCTCACCCTCAAGCGTTTGCCGGTTTGCCACCCGCCGTTCCCGGTGGCGGTGGTCAAGAAACAGCAACAACTGGATGAAATCACTGGCAATTGCCTGACGCAGACCTTCACTTGGCGCGAAGGCGTCTACGACAGCCGCGAGCGTGAGTTCCGCGGTTTCGGTCTGTTGCAACAAACCGACAGTGAGAGCGCCAGAGCAGATGAGAGCGAAGGTTTCAGCGAACCGGTGCGGGTCTGCACCTGGTTTCATACCGGGCAATCGATGGACCGGCCGCGCGACGACTACTTCAATCAGGATGCACAAGCGGTAGCCCTGGGTAACACCCTGTTCAGTCGCCATCACCCGGAAGACGATGCCGATGAACTGATTCCGGTGCAGGATGAAGACAGCCGATACCAGATCTCCCGAGCGTTGGTCGGCTCGGTGGTCCGCAGCGAAACCTACGCTGATGCAGACATGGACGCCCCCGGGATTGCCACGCCTTATGCCGTAGAAGAAGTGCGATATCAGGTGCGCGAGGTTCGCGAGCAAGGTCCTTATGCCGCCGCCGTCTTGCTGCCACTGGTGGTGGAAAAGGTCAGTTATCAGTACGACCGCTTGGTTGATGATCCACTGTGTCGCAAAGACGTGAACCTGCGCTACAACAGCCATGGCCAGCCGACGCACGCCATCACGGTGAGTTACGCCCGGCGACTGACCGAAAAAGATGCGCCACCGTTCGACGACCCGGATGTACAGCAGTGGTGGTTCGACGCCCATGACCCGGCGCAACAATCGTTCTACCTGAATGAAAGCCGTTCAGCGCTCATCGATCTGGACAAGGACCTGCAGCATTGGCGTCTCGGTTTGCCTTTTCAGCAGCGTGGCAATGCACTGGTCTTGCCCAAAGGCACCCTGCCCACCGGGCTTGAAGCCGCGCAAGTGTCCTATGAGTGCCTGAAGGCACATGAGGATTCGGCGCACTGGAACGCTGAACGGGTGCTGACCACCCAGTCTGTACAGCGCTACTTGAGTACCGATGGCCAACGGCTGGACGACGGCGTTGCCGGATTCGAGGCCTTGGTCGGTCCACTGGAAGTGGCACAACTGGACAAGACGGCGCTGGACGCTTACAGCGTTCTGTCAGATTTCAACGTGCGCTCTGAACTGGAGAAAATCGGTTACACACCCATGCCGTTTCTGTTCTGGGTAAATCCCTTGGGCAGTACGGAAAATGACCTGTGGTCGGCGAATTTCGGCTACGCCGAATACGCCGGCCTCGACGGTTTCTACAAGGTCCGGCGCTATTGCGAAACCCTCAGCCACGCCTACACCCGCGCCGAATACGACGCTCATGCGCTGGCCGTGACCTTCGTGGAACTGCCGGATGGCTGTACCACGCGCATTGAGTACGACTACCACGCGCTGCAACCGCTGAGCATCATCGATGCCAACGACAACACCCACGAAGCGATCTATGAACCTTCCGGCCAGCCCTTGGCCAGCAGCTTTTACGGCACCGAAAACAACCAGACTGCGGGTTTCAACCCGTTGAGCGACTATTTGCCTCCGCAGGATCGGCGCCCGGCTACGGCGATTGCCTTTCCGGACGCCGCCGTGCAAAAAGCCGCCAGTACCCTGCGCAAGGACCTGTTCAGCTGGATGGGGCAGATCGCCAACGGCGCCAGTGAATGGATTGCCCAAGGCTATCTCCTGCCCAGCGGTCACATCAGGGCCAGTGCGCGGCAAAAACTCGCCCGGCGCAGCGCTACTTTGACGCCTGAAGAGCGGGCATTGCACAAGGCGATCGGTGCGGTGCATCGAGAACCGGTTCACAGTGTGATCCTCACTGCCGACCGCTACCCCGATGATCCATTTAGGCAGATCCAGATCGTCAAAGCCTGCGTCGACGGCTTCGGCAGGGCTCTGCAAACCCAGCAAAAGGTTGATCCGGGCAAGGCATATGCCGTGGACGACGACGGTTCACTGATCGTCGAAGATGGCCAGTTCAAAGAGGTCGATGCCGACCCGCGCTGGCGCATCAGCGAGCGGGTCGAATACAACAACAAGGGTTTGCCGGTCCGTCAGTTCCGGCCGTTTTTCGCCGATACCCACAGCTACGTCAACGATCAGTCCCTGCGCGAAATGGGCTTCTTCAATCAGGTGTTCTATGACGCCCTTGGCCGACAGATCAAAGTGGTCAACGCCAAGGGCGACTGCTCTCGAGAAACCTACCACCCCTGGTACCACACCAGCGAAGACTTCAATGACACCGCCGAGCCGTCACCGCCAGCCAAGGCATCGCGGTCATGA
- a CDS encoding RHS repeat-associated core domain-containing protein, with the protein MTANLHWRTPALSVSDARGLPVRQIAYLRGTAADPPAALVSRQQHDHLGRLVDQWDPRLSAPCLSTVYSLDGSVLKSDSVDAGWRLTLPGLAGEPLQRWDQCGSCWRTTFDEQLRVIALEENSEANVEVFSYADASDNAQYNRRGQLLEQKDRSGSLSTDSFSLTGQPLNETRTFHDDQAFTSQQVFSPLGALLEQTDAGGHQRRSRFGLAGQLKQVELLISGTPDWQLVLRDAQYNANDQIIEQLAGNRVLSEWAYDPADGRLHIQSSRKDGGAVLQNLEYFYDPVGNITRIEDHAFQPRYFANQLIDGHRDFTYDSLYRLTSATGYDDAPPSDIPGLPLPSDPNNRLNYSQTYKYDSGSNLIELCHVRAGNNSTRHMRIDPHSNRGVRWTPGEPEPVFDELFDPHGNQRSVQPGQPLQWNVRDELEKVTLISRENARSDAEHYHYSQGVRVFKRHETFAANAEHFHQVRYLPGLEIRTRDNGEELHVISLGNARCLHWAKNKPDVIDVDQLRYSLEDHLGSCVMELDQQGDLTSQEGYYPFGETAWMAARHEVEVRYRFIRYSGKEMDVSGLYYYGARYYAPWLQRWVSADAEQADGLNLYAFVGNNPMRYVDPDGNTRAESVILLTSDFVSVVNNYSTELVNQLHNILHPLGLNRNMVLSFVVEGGYWYAATTHAGSLGSGFVDGIIPPPTEIAAYPTVGGVVGGNIAGDVGTKMIDPVAESGGINLGPLIPQTSKMSVSAIDNSLGIDGPVKEIKSWKDVKSELIHPALNSVINPEFLIGRVLGAAISIVPHFLNLFKKAMDNEDIKNRLDPAKIQKIENMLDEWKAAVEQRAGWAENAFDALGTDVISPAEILPNITHMTSAQRLKPITRSAMREQTNAVLGNISRAQTMVGWYKEMGTTDNQFLLKQKHTNKKKAA; encoded by the coding sequence ATGACTGCCAACCTGCATTGGCGTACACCCGCGCTGTCCGTGAGCGATGCGCGAGGCTTGCCGGTGCGACAGATTGCTTACCTTCGTGGCACAGCGGCTGACCCGCCTGCTGCGCTGGTCAGCCGTCAACAGCATGACCACCTCGGACGCCTGGTCGATCAATGGGATCCGCGCCTGTCAGCACCTTGTCTGAGTACGGTTTACAGCCTGGACGGCTCGGTATTGAAATCCGACAGCGTCGACGCTGGCTGGCGCCTGACCCTGCCGGGACTCGCCGGTGAGCCGTTGCAACGCTGGGACCAGTGCGGTAGCTGTTGGCGCACGACCTTCGATGAACAATTGCGAGTGATCGCGCTCGAGGAAAACAGCGAGGCCAATGTGGAGGTGTTCAGCTACGCCGACGCCTCGGACAACGCGCAGTACAACCGCCGCGGCCAGTTGCTGGAACAGAAAGATCGTTCCGGTTCGCTGAGTACGGATAGCTTCTCCCTCACCGGCCAGCCCCTGAACGAAACCCGCACCTTCCACGATGACCAAGCGTTCACCAGCCAACAGGTATTCAGTCCGCTCGGCGCGCTGCTGGAACAGACCGACGCCGGCGGCCATCAACGACGCTCGCGCTTCGGGCTGGCCGGGCAGCTCAAGCAAGTCGAACTGCTGATCAGCGGCACGCCGGACTGGCAACTGGTGTTACGGGACGCCCAGTACAACGCCAACGATCAGATCATCGAGCAACTGGCCGGTAATCGCGTCCTCAGTGAATGGGCGTATGACCCGGCGGACGGTCGTCTGCACATCCAGTCCAGCCGCAAGGACGGCGGCGCTGTCCTGCAAAACCTCGAATACTTTTATGACCCCGTCGGCAATATCACCCGCATCGAAGACCACGCTTTTCAGCCGCGATATTTCGCCAATCAACTGATCGATGGCCACCGCGATTTCACCTACGACTCGCTCTATCGATTGACCAGTGCCACCGGCTACGACGACGCGCCGCCCTCGGACATTCCCGGTTTGCCGCTACCGAGTGACCCGAACAATCGCCTCAACTACAGCCAGACTTATAAATACGACAGCGGCAGCAACCTGATCGAACTGTGTCATGTACGCGCAGGCAACAACTCAACCCGGCACATGCGCATCGACCCGCACAGCAATCGCGGGGTGCGCTGGACACCGGGCGAGCCGGAGCCGGTGTTCGACGAGCTGTTCGACCCGCACGGCAATCAACGGTCGGTGCAACCAGGCCAGCCGCTGCAATGGAACGTTCGCGATGAGCTGGAGAAAGTGACCCTGATTTCGCGCGAAAACGCCCGCAGTGATGCCGAGCATTACCACTACAGCCAGGGCGTGCGCGTGTTCAAACGCCACGAAACCTTCGCGGCCAACGCCGAACATTTTCATCAGGTGCGCTACTTGCCGGGGCTGGAAATCCGCACCCGCGACAACGGCGAAGAACTGCACGTCATCAGTCTCGGCAACGCCCGCTGCCTGCATTGGGCAAAGAACAAACCCGATGTAATCGACGTGGATCAACTGCGCTACAGCCTCGAAGATCACCTCGGTTCCTGTGTGATGGAACTGGACCAACAGGGCGATCTGACCAGTCAGGAGGGTTATTACCCATTCGGCGAAACGGCGTGGATGGCCGCACGCCACGAAGTCGAAGTGCGCTACAGGTTTATTCGTTATTCAGGCAAGGAGATGGATGTCAGTGGGCTGTACTACTACGGCGCGCGGTACTACGCGCCGTGGTTGCAGCGCTGGGTCAGTGCGGATGCAGAGCAGGCCGATGGGCTGAATCTTTATGCGTTTGTGGGCAACAACCCGATGCGCTACGTCGATCCTGACGGCAACACGCGTGCCGAAAGCGTGATTTTGCTGACGTCGGACTTTGTTTCAGTCGTCAACAATTACTCCACGGAGTTGGTGAATCAGTTGCATAACATTCTCCATCCGCTTGGACTCAACAGAAATATGGTGCTGAGCTTTGTCGTCGAAGGCGGCTATTGGTATGCCGCAACCACCCACGCTGGAAGTCTCGGCAGCGGATTTGTCGATGGCATTATTCCCCCTCCAACTGAGATCGCCGCCTATCCGACAGTAGGGGGCGTTGTCGGCGGTAACATCGCCGGCGATGTCGGCACAAAAATGATAGATCCGGTAGCGGAAAGTGGCGGAATCAATTTGGGCCCACTGATTCCTCAGACCTCGAAAATGTCTGTCAGCGCCATTGACAATAGTTTGGGCATCGACGGTCCCGTCAAGGAGATCAAATCGTGGAAAGACGTAAAAAGCGAATTGATCCACCCTGCCCTCAACTCCGTAATCAACCCTGAATTTCTGATCGGCCGAGTGCTTGGCGCAGCGATATCGATCGTCCCGCACTTTCTGAATCTGTTTAAAAAGGCAATGGATAACGAGGACATCAAGAATCGACTGGACCCAGCGAAAATCCAGAAAATCGAAAACATGCTTGATGAATGGAAAGCAGCCGTAGAACAACGCGCTGGCTGGGCAGAGAACGCATTTGACGCACTGGGCACTGACGTCATTTCGCCCGCCGAGATATTGCCCAACATTACCCATATGACTTCCGCGCAAAGGCTGAAACCAATCACGCGCTCGGCCATGCGTGAACAAACCAACGCCGTCCTGGGCAATATTTCACGGGCCCAGACCATGGTCGGCTGGTACAAGGAAATGGGCACCACGGACAATCAGTTTTTGCTAAAGCAGAAACATACCAACAAGAAAAAGGCTGCCTGA
- a CDS encoding RHS repeat-associated core domain-containing protein encodes MNQSVHWHTPTLRVHDPRNLPLSNVTYLRKVTGAQVERQVARQQHDHAGHQVGQWDPRLSAPCLTTVYNLNGAVLKSDSVDAGWRLNLPGLAGEPLQRWDQRNHHWRTTFDQQLRVVAVDENGEASVDVFTYADASADAGYNRRGQLLEQKDRSGSLLTDSFGLSGQPLHETRTFHDGEACISEHVFSPLGALLEQTDAGGHQRRSRYGLAGQLKQVDLLISGTPDWQPVLRDAQYNANDQIIEQLAGNRVLSEWAYDPADGRLHIQSSRKDGGAVLQNLEYFYDPVGNITRIEDHAFQPRYFANQLIDGHRDFTYDSLYRLTSATGYDDAPPSDIPGLPLPSDPNNRLNYSQTYQYDSGSNLIELCHVRAGNNSTRHMRIDPHSNRGVRWTPGEPEPVFDELFDPHGNQRSVQPGQPLQWNVRDELESVTLISRENARSDAEHYRYSQGVRVFKRHETFAANAEHFHQVRYLPGLEIRTRDNGEELHVISLGNARCLHWAKNKPKDINDDQLRYNLEDHLGSSVMELDQDAVMISQEGYYPFGETAWMAPNSETTYRFIRYSGKEMDVSGLYYYGARYYAPWLQRWVSADPAGDVDGLNLYAMVSNNPMIYVDTDGRGRFDFSQIIGAFRTTANVASQAHDAATEFDGPDDEANVSQETRARMTFRRYLFSKNGLAAFGLGFTVGATVGGAAGSFAPVIGNTIGGFVGGLLGGSGAAYIRYRFFKRGIRVTEALHTAEVRDATQTIAQGANDLVNGTLPRSVQDGINQIRQTATEAILKEVQNMAPLDQLDFAKMVDEGISVADAYRTITAKTTELINNTRNALETTQDILDSLSEADGVTERLQQLEQSIADEPRPRPVPKPRLNLQRRHQVQETAV; translated from the coding sequence ATGAATCAGTCAGTACACTGGCATACGCCAACGCTGCGCGTTCATGACCCCAGAAATCTTCCGCTCAGCAATGTCACGTACCTGCGTAAAGTGACCGGCGCGCAAGTTGAGCGCCAGGTCGCCCGTCAGCAGCATGATCACGCCGGGCATCAGGTCGGGCAATGGGATCCGCGTCTGTCGGCACCTTGCCTGACTACGGTTTACAACCTGAACGGTGCGGTATTGAAGTCCGACAGTGTCGATGCTGGCTGGCGCCTGAATCTGCCGGGGCTGGCCGGCGAGCCTTTGCAACGTTGGGACCAGCGCAACCACCATTGGCGCACGACGTTCGATCAGCAACTGCGGGTGGTGGCGGTCGATGAAAATGGTGAAGCCAGCGTTGATGTTTTTACCTATGCCGACGCCTCGGCTGATGCGGGCTACAACCGGCGCGGCCAATTGCTGGAGCAGAAGGATCGCTCGGGTTCGCTGCTCACGGACAGTTTCGGCCTCAGCGGCCAGCCACTGCATGAGACCCGAACCTTTCACGATGGCGAAGCGTGCATCAGCGAGCATGTGTTCAGCCCGCTCGGCGCGCTGCTGGAACAGACCGACGCCGGCGGCCATCAACGACGCTCGCGCTACGGTCTGGCCGGGCAACTCAAGCAAGTCGATCTGCTGATCAGCGGCACGCCGGACTGGCAACCGGTGTTACGGGACGCCCAGTACAACGCCAACGATCAGATCATCGAGCAACTGGCCGGTAATCGCGTCCTCAGTGAATGGGCGTATGACCCGGCGGACGGTCGTCTGCACATCCAGTCCAGCCGCAAGGACGGCGGCGCTGTCCTGCAAAACCTCGAATACTTTTATGACCCCGTCGGCAATATCACCCGCATCGAAGACCACGCTTTTCAGCCGCGATATTTCGCCAATCAACTGATCGATGGCCACCGCGATTTCACCTACGACTCGCTCTATCGATTGACCAGCGCCACCGGCTACGACGACGCCCCGCCCTCGGACATTCCCGGTTTGCCGCTACCGAGTGACCCGAACAACCGCCTCAACTACAGCCAGACTTATCAGTACGACAGCGGCAGCAACCTGATCGAACTGTGTCATGTACGCGCAGGCAACAACTCAACCCGGCACATGCGCATCGACCCGCACAGCAATCGCGGGGTGCGCTGGACACCGGGCGAGCCGGAACCGGTGTTCGACGAACTGTTCGACCCGCACGGCAATCAACGGTCCGTGCAACCAGGCCAGCCGCTGCAATGGAACGTTCGCGATGAGCTGGAGAGCGTGACCCTGATTTCGCGCGAAAACGCCCGCAGTGATGCCGAGCATTACCGCTACAGCCAGGGCGTGCGCGTGTTCAAACGCCACGAAACCTTCGCGGCCAACGCCGAACATTTTCATCAGGTGCGCTACTTGCCGGGGCTGGAAATCCGCACCCGCGACAACGGCGAAGAACTGCACGTCATCAGTCTCGGCAACGCCCGCTGTCTGCATTGGGCAAAGAACAAACCCAAAGACATCAACGACGACCAACTGCGTTACAACCTCGAAGATCATCTCGGCTCCAGCGTGATGGAACTGGATCAAGACGCCGTCATGATCAGCCAGGAAGGCTATTACCCCTTCGGTGAAACCGCGTGGATGGCACCGAATTCGGAAACCACGTACCGCTTCATCCGTTATTCAGGCAAGGAAATGGACGTCAGCGGCTTGTACTACTACGGCGCACGCTACTACGCGCCATGGTTGCAGCGTTGGGTCAGTGCCGATCCGGCGGGGGATGTGGATGGATTGAATCTGTATGCGATGGTGTCGAACAACCCGATGATTTATGTCGATACCGATGGGCGCGGACGGTTCGATTTTTCCCAGATCATCGGTGCATTTCGCACCACTGCCAACGTCGCCAGCCAGGCCCACGATGCCGCAACTGAATTTGATGGCCCCGACGACGAAGCCAATGTCAGTCAGGAAACCCGCGCGCGTATGACGTTTCGCCGCTACCTGTTCAGTAAAAACGGATTAGCGGCGTTTGGGCTCGGTTTCACCGTCGGAGCCACTGTCGGCGGTGCAGCCGGATCATTCGCGCCGGTAATTGGCAATACGATTGGCGGTTTTGTCGGCGGTCTGCTTGGCGGATCAGGAGCTGCCTATATTCGCTACCGTTTTTTCAAGCGTGGCATTCGCGTAACCGAAGCACTGCACACGGCTGAAGTCCGCGACGCCACGCAAACCATTGCGCAGGGTGCAAATGATCTAGTCAATGGCACGCTCCCGCGATCTGTTCAGGACGGGATAAACCAGATCCGGCAAACAGCTACAGAAGCCATTCTGAAAGAAGTCCAAAATATGGCCCCGCTCGATCAGCTCGATTTCGCAAAAATGGTGGACGAGGGCATTTCAGTCGCTGACGCTTACCGCACGATAACGGCTAAAACCACTGAGCTCATCAACAACACCCGGAACGCACTGGAAACGACACAAGACATACTTGATAGCCTCAGCGAAGCCGACGGTGTGACTGAACGCCTGCAACAATTGGAACAGTCAATTGCTGACGAGCCGCGTCCCAGACCCGTGCCGAAACCACGGCTGAATCTACAGCGGCGACATCAGGTGCAGGAAACGGCCGTATGA